The Streptomyces sp. NL15-2K genome contains a region encoding:
- the efeB gene encoding iron uptake transporter deferrochelatase/peroxidase subunit, whose translation MTDNSAESAAPSRRALIGWGGAGLALGAAAAGGAVAMARTGEDTTPAGAETGAAVDFHGAHQAGIATPVQDRLHFAAFDVTTDDRAAFVQMLKDWTEAARRMTAGHPVGEGGYGGLAEAPPDDTGEALGLKPSRLTLTIGFGPTLFDKFGLGDRRPEALIDLPKFAGDNLDKDRSGGDLCVQACADDPQVAVHAIRNLARIGFGKVVIRWSQLGFGKTSSTTPEAQTPRNLMGFKDGTRNIAGTETDRLKKFVWVPPSDGPDWMTGGSYLVARRIRMHIETWDRTSLKEQEDIIGRDKGEGAPVGKAKERDEPFLKAMLPDAHVRLAHPDSNHGATILRRGYSFTDGTDGLGRLDAGLFFLAYQRDVREGFVRIQRNLATDTLNEYIQHVGSAVFAVPPGVRGKDDWWGSTLLTEEA comes from the coding sequence ATGACCGACAACTCCGCGGAATCCGCCGCTCCTTCCCGCCGTGCGCTGATCGGCTGGGGTGGTGCCGGGCTCGCGCTCGGGGCCGCCGCGGCCGGCGGTGCCGTGGCGATGGCCCGCACCGGGGAAGACACGACCCCGGCCGGTGCCGAGACGGGCGCCGCCGTCGATTTCCACGGCGCCCATCAGGCGGGCATCGCCACGCCCGTGCAGGACCGGCTGCACTTCGCCGCGTTCGACGTGACGACGGACGACCGGGCCGCCTTCGTACAGATGCTGAAAGACTGGACCGAGGCCGCGCGGCGGATGACCGCCGGGCACCCGGTCGGCGAGGGCGGGTACGGCGGGCTCGCCGAGGCGCCGCCGGACGACACGGGTGAAGCGCTGGGGCTGAAGCCGTCGCGGCTGACGCTGACGATCGGCTTCGGACCCACCCTGTTCGACAAGTTCGGCCTCGGGGACCGACGGCCCGAGGCCCTCATCGACCTGCCCAAGTTCGCCGGCGACAACCTCGACAAGGACCGCAGCGGCGGCGACCTGTGCGTCCAGGCCTGCGCGGACGACCCGCAGGTCGCCGTGCACGCCATCCGCAACCTCGCCCGCATCGGCTTCGGCAAGGTCGTCATCCGCTGGTCCCAGCTCGGCTTCGGCAAGACGTCGTCGACGACGCCCGAGGCACAGACCCCGCGCAACCTGATGGGCTTCAAGGACGGCACCCGCAACATCGCGGGGACGGAGACGGACCGGCTGAAGAAGTTCGTGTGGGTGCCCCCTTCCGACGGTCCCGACTGGATGACCGGCGGCTCCTACCTCGTCGCCCGCCGTATCCGGATGCACATCGAGACCTGGGACCGCACCTCGCTGAAGGAGCAGGAGGACATCATCGGCCGCGACAAGGGCGAGGGCGCCCCGGTCGGCAAGGCCAAGGAGCGTGACGAGCCGTTCCTGAAGGCGATGCTGCCCGACGCGCACGTCCGGCTCGCGCACCCCGACTCCAACCACGGGGCGACCATCCTGCGGCGCGGCTACTCCTTCACCGACGGCACGGACGGCCTCGGCCGCCTGGACGCGGGCCTGTTCTTCCTCGCCTACCAGCGGGACGTCCGCGAGGGGTTCGTGCGGATCCAGCGCAACCTGGCCACGGACACGCTCAACGAGTACATCCAGCATGTGGGTTCCGCGGTGTTCGCGGTCCCGCCCGGCGTCCGCGGCAAGGACGACTGGTGGGGCAGCACGCTGCTGACCGAGGAGGCCTAG
- the efeO gene encoding iron uptake system protein EfeO encodes MRAVRLSALTAAATAAALAAVTGCTEKGSSAGGDGAINVTATDDKCEVSKKEFPAGHVELAIENKGSKVTEVYILFPDDRIVTERENIGPGTKQKVTAEVKAGDYQIACKPGMKGDGIRQTVTATGGGAVAKRDPRLDKAVAAYRAYAQAQADETLPKAEVFAKAVKDGDIAAAKAAYAPSRIGWERTEPVAESFGDIDPKVDLREDGLEEGQDLEKDWTGWHRLERSLWKDDKLTDRDSQLADQLITDLKDWQKRVGKAEITPTSMANGAKELLDEVATGKVTGEEERYSHTDLVDFKANVEGAEKSYELLKPVAKENDAALVTELDKQFAALNALLDKYRADKSSYDFVSYDKVGKAEQKELSDGVNALAEPLSKLAAAVVVK; translated from the coding sequence ATGCGAGCCGTCAGATTGTCCGCTCTCACCGCAGCCGCCACCGCGGCGGCGCTGGCCGCCGTCACCGGCTGCACGGAGAAAGGCAGTTCGGCGGGCGGTGACGGAGCCATCAACGTGACGGCCACGGACGACAAGTGCGAGGTGTCGAAGAAGGAGTTCCCGGCCGGGCACGTCGAGCTGGCCATAGAGAACAAGGGCTCCAAGGTCACCGAGGTCTACATCCTCTTCCCGGACGACCGGATCGTCACCGAGCGCGAGAACATCGGCCCCGGCACCAAGCAGAAGGTCACCGCCGAGGTGAAGGCCGGCGACTACCAGATCGCCTGCAAGCCCGGCATGAAGGGCGACGGCATCCGCCAGACCGTCACGGCCACCGGCGGCGGCGCGGTCGCCAAGCGCGACCCCCGTCTGGACAAGGCCGTCGCCGCCTACCGCGCCTACGCGCAGGCGCAGGCCGACGAGACGCTGCCGAAGGCCGAGGTCTTCGCCAAGGCGGTCAAGGACGGCGACATCGCGGCCGCGAAGGCCGCCTACGCGCCCTCCCGCATCGGCTGGGAGCGCACCGAGCCGGTCGCGGAGTCCTTCGGCGACATCGACCCGAAGGTCGACCTGCGCGAGGACGGCCTGGAGGAGGGCCAGGACCTGGAGAAGGACTGGACCGGCTGGCACCGGCTGGAGCGCTCGCTCTGGAAGGACGACAAGCTCACCGACCGCGACTCGCAGCTCGCCGACCAGCTGATCACCGACCTGAAGGACTGGCAGAAGCGGGTCGGCAAGGCCGAGATCACCCCGACCTCCATGGCCAACGGCGCCAAGGAACTCCTCGACGAGGTCGCCACCGGCAAGGTCACCGGCGAGGAGGAGCGCTACTCGCACACCGACCTCGTCGACTTCAAGGCCAATGTCGAGGGCGCGGAGAAGTCGTACGAGCTGCTGAAGCCGGTGGCGAAGGAGAACGACGCGGCGCTGGTCACCGAGCTGGACAAGCAGTTCGCCGCGCTGAACGCGCTGCTGGACAAGTACCGGGCGGACAAGTCGTCGTACGACTTCGTCTCGTACGACAAGGTCGGTAAGGCCGAACAGAAGGAGCTGTCGGACGGGGTCAACGCCCTCGCGGAGCCACTGTCCAAGCTCGCCGCCGCCGTCGTCGTGAAGTAG
- a CDS encoding PhzF family phenazine biosynthesis protein — MTDYDVLRVFCGANGGYGNELGVVREGSVLPDPAERQAFAAKLGFSETVFVDDPERGVIDIYTPTLRLPFAGHPCVGAAWLLDVPELVTPAGVVGARLDGEFSWIEARAEWAPPRTLRRYATAAEVDDLPVPPPGEWLYAWAWEDESAGRIRARAFPGRDDGIEEDEATGAAALLLTDQLGRALNITQGTGSQILTAPQPGGWVEVGGRVFLER, encoded by the coding sequence GTGACTGACTACGACGTACTCCGTGTCTTCTGCGGAGCGAACGGCGGGTACGGCAACGAGCTCGGTGTCGTCCGAGAGGGCTCCGTCCTGCCCGACCCCGCGGAGCGGCAGGCGTTCGCCGCGAAACTCGGTTTCAGCGAGACCGTGTTCGTGGACGACCCCGAGCGCGGCGTCATCGACATCTACACGCCCACCCTGCGCCTGCCCTTCGCCGGCCACCCCTGCGTGGGCGCGGCCTGGCTCCTCGACGTGCCCGAACTGGTCACCCCGGCCGGCGTGGTGGGCGCCCGCCTGGACGGCGAGTTCAGCTGGATCGAGGCGCGGGCGGAGTGGGCCCCGCCGCGCACCCTGCGCCGGTACGCCACGGCCGCCGAGGTCGACGACCTGCCCGTACCGCCGCCCGGGGAGTGGCTCTACGCCTGGGCCTGGGAGGACGAGTCCGCCGGCCGCATCCGCGCCCGCGCCTTCCCCGGCCGCGACGACGGCATCGAGGAGGACGAGGCGACCGGCGCGGCGGCGCTGCTGCTGACGGATCAGCTGGGCCGCGCCCTGAACATCACGCAGGGCACGGGATCGCAGATCCTCACGGCACCGCAGCCCGGGGGCTGGGTGGAGGTCGGCGGACGCGTGTTCCTGGAGCGCTGA
- a CDS encoding biliverdin-producing heme oxygenase, with protein MDSFSTVIRTASQEQHGEANTSTFMSDMLGGRLGVDAYARYTEQLWFVYEALEAGAERLASDPVAGPFIRPELFRLSALESDLAHLRGPGWRAGLSALPATRAYAERVRECAERWPAGYVAHHYTRYLGDLSGGQIVRDRAEKTWGFTKKGDGVRFYVFAEIPNPGAFKRGYRELLDAVPADDLEKQRIVAECKRAFELNLGMFRALSAEFPVSA; from the coding sequence ATGGACTCCTTCTCGACAGTCATCCGCACCGCTTCGCAGGAGCAGCACGGGGAGGCGAACACCTCGACGTTCATGAGCGACATGCTCGGCGGCAGGCTCGGCGTCGACGCGTACGCGCGGTACACCGAGCAGCTGTGGTTCGTGTACGAGGCACTGGAGGCCGGCGCGGAGCGGCTGGCGTCCGACCCGGTGGCGGGGCCCTTCATCCGGCCCGAGCTGTTCCGGCTGAGCGCGCTGGAGAGCGACCTGGCGCATCTGCGGGGGCCGGGCTGGCGTGCGGGGCTGTCCGCCCTGCCGGCGACGCGGGCGTACGCGGAGCGGGTGCGCGAGTGCGCCGAGCGGTGGCCGGCCGGTTACGTCGCCCACCACTACACGCGTTACCTGGGCGACCTCTCCGGCGGCCAGATCGTCCGCGACAGGGCGGAGAAGACGTGGGGCTTCACCAAGAAGGGTGACGGGGTCCGCTTCTACGTCTTCGCGGAGATCCCCAACCCGGGCGCGTTCAAGCGGGGGTACCGGGAGCTGCTGGACGCCGTCCCGGCGGACGATCTGGAGAAGCAGCGGATCGTCGCGGAGTGCAAGCGGGCGTTCGAATTGAATCTGGGGATGTTCCGGGCGTTGAGTGCGGAGTTTCCGGTGAGCGCCTGA
- the map gene encoding type I methionyl aminopeptidase encodes MSGQSLLVPGELSPTRSVPGNIRRPEYVGKPGPTPYTGPEVQTPETIEAMRYAGRIAARAMEEAAKLIAPGVTTDELDKVAHEYMCDHGAYPSTLGYRGFPKSLCSSVNEVICHGIPDSTVLRDGDIVNLDVTAYIGGVHGDNNATYLVGEVDEESRLLVERTRESLNRAIKAVRPGRQINVIGRVIESYAKRFGYGVVRDFTGHGINSSFHSGLIIPHYDSPHATTVIQPGMTFTIEPMLTLGTHEYDMWDDGWTVVTKDRKRTAQFEHTLVVTETGAEILTLP; translated from the coding sequence ATGTCTGGCCAGTCGCTGCTCGTACCAGGGGAGCTGTCTCCCACCCGTTCCGTCCCCGGAAACATCCGCCGTCCCGAGTACGTCGGCAAGCCCGGGCCCACTCCGTACACCGGGCCGGAGGTGCAGACGCCCGAGACGATCGAGGCGATGCGTTACGCCGGCCGGATCGCCGCGCGGGCGATGGAGGAGGCGGCGAAGCTGATCGCGCCGGGTGTCACGACCGACGAGCTGGACAAGGTGGCGCACGAGTACATGTGCGACCACGGCGCCTACCCGTCGACGCTGGGCTACCGCGGCTTCCCCAAGTCCCTGTGCAGCTCGGTCAACGAGGTCATCTGCCACGGCATCCCGGACTCCACGGTTCTGCGCGACGGCGACATCGTCAACCTGGACGTGACGGCGTACATCGGTGGGGTGCACGGCGACAACAACGCGACGTACCTGGTGGGTGAGGTCGACGAGGAGTCGCGGCTGCTGGTGGAGCGGACCCGGGAGTCCCTCAACCGCGCGATCAAGGCGGTCAGGCCGGGCCGGCAGATCAATGTCATCGGCCGGGTCATCGAGTCGTACGCGAAGAGGTTCGGGTACGGGGTGGTCCGGGACTTCACGGGCCACGGGATCAACTCCTCCTTCCACTCCGGGCTGATCATCCCGCACTACGACAGCCCGCACGCGACGACCGTCATCCAGCCCGGGATGACCTTCACGATCGAGCCGATGCTGACGCTCGGGACGCACGAGTACGACATGTGGGACGACGGCTGGACGGTCGTGACGAAGGACCGGAAGCGGACGGCTCAGTTCGAGCACACGCTGGTGGTGACGGAGACAGGGGCGGAGATTCTGACCCTCCCCTAG